The Silurus meridionalis isolate SWU-2019-XX chromosome 16, ASM1480568v1, whole genome shotgun sequence genome has a segment encoding these proteins:
- the LOC124399188 gene encoding chemokine XC receptor 1-like, translating into METSTPTTITDYYTYVDFYSNEMDNKVPPAENRHIKIPIVLIIVISLSLIGNILVAGFSIFYMRFRTLTSITILNLALSDLLLTSQPVIWVCKYFWPWTLTDAACKFFEFLSSIGFYSSMVFLVLMSVQRYMAVVHPHSGWKTKGCITCIFICAWVMTALAALPGTVHTEAWSYAGCMYNSESVFIAVNYEKIIFFVCAFVFMAFCYIRILLTMFRSPTNQSQRITGLAFILVATYFLFWAPYKIFLFLYILTWHGINVISKDDNCFYAFNICNLLSLTRCCLNPVIYGLFGLKFHKIVRDTILQFNTG; encoded by the exons ATGG AAACCAGCACACCAACGACGATTACAGATTACTACACCTATGTTGACTTTTATAGTAATGAAATGGACAACAAAGTACCCCCGGCTGAAAATAGACACATTAAAATTCCTATAGTCCTCATCATTGTGATAAGCCTCAGTCTCATTGGTAACATCCTGGTTGCTGGGTTCAGCATTTTCTATATGAGATTTCGAACACTGACCAGCATCACCATACTCAACTTGGCTCTCTCAGACTTGCTGCTCACTAGCCAACCTGTTATTTGGGTCTGTAAATACTTCTGGCCTTGGACTCTTACAGATGCAGCGTGCAAGTTTTTCGAATTTCTATCCTCTATTGGATTTTACAGCAGCATGGTGTTCCTGGTGTTGATGAGTGTTCAGCGCTACATGGCCGTGGTGCACCCTCACTCAGGCTGGAAAACAAAAGGTTGCAttacatgcatttttatatGTGCATGGGTGATGACTGCCTTAGCAGCATTGCCAGGCACAGTGCACACTGAAGCTTGGTCTTACGCAGGCTGTATGTATAACAGTGAATCTGTATTTATTGCTGTTAATTATGAAaagatcattttttttgtgtgcgcTTTTGTGTTCATGGCTTTTTGCTACATCAGGATTCTGCTAACCATGTTCAGGTCACCAACAAACCAGAGCCAGAGAATTACTGGACTTGCTTTCATACTGGTAGCTACCTACTTTCTTTTTTGGGCTccttataaaatatttctttttttgtacatcCTAACTTGGCATGGCATCAATGTTATTAGCAAGGATgataattgtttttatgccttCAACATCTGCAATCTTCTGTCTCTCACCCGATGCTGCCTCAATCCAGTGATCTATGGTTTATTTGGTCTAAAATTCCATAAAATTGTGAGAGACACAATTTTACAATTCAATACCGGGTGA
- the LOC124399183 gene encoding chemokine XC receptor 1-like — translation MESSTLMKTITVQEIYSETSKAEYRSIEIPMNLSIVILLSLSRINLLIMISVFCMKLPSLTRIIILNLALSDLLFTVGPLFWVYDHIWGSTLGETVCKVYSFYSSVGFYSSMVFLVLMSVERYMAVVHPQSDWKKEFCVRDGLVFAWVMSILVALPVMVNINAQSYSGGCRYSKTIPYVITMYKELLLFVSAFLVMGFCYIRILPTVKFPGNHSNITTGLAFVLVTTFFICWAPYNTLNLLYILDYHQIWIYTNEKHLINGTYICFILAFTRCCLNPVIYGLFGLESGKREEKRAASETAPVGTEHEGSSHEYCDLSVNKSPRTSKPDDRSLSSKRSCKFLAKKKRFWCI, via the exons ATGG AATCCAGCACACTGATGAAGACTATAACTGTACAAGAAATATACAGCGAAACCTCCAAGGCTGAATACAGAAGCATTGAAATTCCCATGAACCTCAGCATTGTAATTCTCCTCAGTCTTTCTCGAATCAACCTGCTGATCATGATCAGTGTATTCTGTATGAAACTTCCTTCACTGACCAGGATTATCATTCTCAACTTGGCTCTGTCAGACCTGCTGTTTACTGTTGGACCACTTTTCTGGGTCTATGACCATATCTGGGGTTCGACTCTGGGAGAGACAGTGTGCAAAGTTTACAGCTTTTATTCTTCAGTCGGGTTTTACAGCAGCATGGTGTTCCTGGTGTTGATGAGTGTCGAGCGCTACATGGCCGTGGTGCACCCTCAATCAGACTGGAAAAAAGAATTTTGTGTCAGAGATGGTCTTGTATTTGCGTGGGTGATGAGCATCCTGGTAGCATTGCCAGTCATGGTGAACATTAATGCCCAGTCTTACTCAGGAGGCTGTAGGTACAGCAAGACAATTCCATATGTTATCACCATGTATAAAGAGCTCCTTCTGTTTGTAAGTGCCTTTTTGGTCATGGGTTTCTGCTACATCAGGATCCTGCCAACTGTTAAGTTTCCAGGAAACCACAGCAACATAACTACTGGACTTGCCTTCGTTTTGGTCACTACATTCTTCATTTGCTGGGCTCCTTATAACACATTGAATTTGCTTTACATCTTAGATTACCATCAGATTTGGATTTATACCAATGAAAAACATCTTATTAATGGCACATACATCTGCTTTATTCTGGCTTTTACCCGATGCTGCCTCAATCCAGTGATTTATGGTTTATTTGGTCTAGAATCCggtaaaagagaggaaaagcGAGCTGCTTCTGAAACTGCACCGGTGGGAACTGAACATGAAGGTTCAAGCCATGAATATTGTGATCTTTCAGTTAATAAAAGTCCACGGACTAGCAAACCTGATGATCGTAGTCTTTCAAGTAAAAGGTCTTGCAAATTtctcgcaaaaaaaaaaaggttttggtgCATATAA